From a single Sulfolobus sp. E5-1-F genomic region:
- a CDS encoding HoxN/HupN/NixA family nickel/cobalt transporter, translating into MLDRLSIYVMKPNSNTVMQTIGHKNLVVLSLFYITNVTLTALFFLFLYTLPQKELTIKTDTGEIIGTFITIGILSYTFGLRHAVDADHLAAIDNVTRKMLQEEKNTVFVGTFFSFGHSTVVILLSLALMFATRFISSSIPSLENLGSLISTLISGGFLYLLGLLNTIVLYELYSLYKERKHDKQKIEQILQKRGFMNRYFNKLFKIVSKQWQMYIIGLLFGLGFDTATEVAILSISAILASTYIHIPIYTILIFPIIFSLGMSLIDTTDGVFMTFTYGWAFLSPLRKLWYNLTMTLISILIAFGIGTIELLGLLQAEFNLTGLFWDQIAALNNVYWETIGYYVILTFIVTWIASAILYKIKKIE; encoded by the coding sequence ATATTGGATAGGCTATCCATATATGTAATGAAACCAAACTCCAACACGGTCATGCAAACAATCGGGCACAAAAATTTAGTCGTCTTATCACTTTTCTACATAACTAACGTAACACTAACGGCATTATTTTTTCTCTTCCTATACACATTACCACAAAAAGAACTAACAATAAAAACAGATACCGGAGAGATAATAGGAACCTTCATTACAATCGGAATTCTATCATATACATTTGGCTTAAGGCACGCAGTAGACGCAGACCACTTAGCAGCAATAGATAACGTAACTAGGAAAATGTTACAAGAAGAGAAAAATACAGTCTTCGTTGGAACCTTCTTCTCCTTTGGCCATTCAACAGTAGTAATTTTACTATCATTAGCCCTAATGTTTGCCACAAGATTTATATCATCCTCAATACCCTCACTTGAGAACCTCGGTAGTTTAATCAGTACACTAATAAGCGGAGGATTTCTTTACCTTTTAGGTCTACTAAATACAATAGTACTTTATGAACTGTATTCGCTATACAAGGAAAGGAAACACGATAAACAAAAAATAGAGCAGATACTACAGAAAAGAGGTTTTATGAATAGGTATTTTAACAAACTATTTAAAATTGTATCAAAACAGTGGCAAATGTACATAATAGGATTACTCTTTGGACTAGGATTTGACACAGCAACAGAAGTGGCAATACTATCCATTTCAGCAATACTAGCCTCAACTTACATACATATACCAATCTATACAATCCTGATATTCCCCATTATATTCTCCTTAGGAATGTCACTAATAGACACAACAGACGGAGTATTCATGACGTTTACCTATGGCTGGGCCTTCCTATCACCTTTAAGAAAATTATGGTACAACTTAACAATGACGTTAATATCCATATTGATAGCATTTGGAATAGGCACAATAGAGTTGTTAGGACTATTACAAGCTGAGTTCAACCTAACTGGATTATTCTGGGATCAAATAGCAGCATTAAACAACGTTTATTGGGAGACAATAGGATATTATGTAATACTCACCTTCATAGTAACTTGGATAGCATCCGCAATATTATACAAGATCAAGAAAATAGAATAG
- a CDS encoding antitoxin VapB family protein: MKTIMIRDDVYKKLVEIKGDRSFSEVIDELIEDSKEVRNRRLMRFFGILSEDVEIKRIREMLNEDLSRHVSSD; encoded by the coding sequence ATGAAGACTATTATGATACGTGATGATGTTTATAAGAAGTTGGTGGAGATAAAGGGGGATAGGAGTTTTAGCGAAGTTATTGATGAGTTGATTGAAGATTCTAAGGAAGTTAGGAATAGGAGGTTAATGAGGTTTTTTGGGATACTAAGTGAGGATGTTGAAATTAAGAGAATTAGGGAGATGTTGAATGAGGATCTTAGCAGACACGTCAGCTCTGATTGA
- a CDS encoding type II toxin-antitoxin system VapC family toxin, which yields MRILADTSALIEFMRGNEVVKNIMFDADKIYVSSLSVFELLLGKDKNVLDFISSLDGVLSLTKRDSVTASLIYKRLKENGSLIGLVDILIASQAMNRKLTVLTKDKDFEKLGAIVNIALIKS from the coding sequence ATGAGGATCTTAGCAGACACGTCAGCTCTGATTGAGTTTATGAGAGGTAATGAGGTAGTCAAGAATATCATGTTTGATGCGGATAAGATTTATGTGAGTTCGTTGTCTGTTTTTGAACTACTGTTAGGCAAGGATAAGAATGTGTTGGATTTTATTTCCTCGCTTGATGGAGTTCTTTCTTTAACTAAGAGGGATAGTGTTACTGCCTCTCTTATTTATAAGAGGTTAAAGGAAAATGGGAGTTTGATAGGATTGGTAGATATTCTAATTGCATCACAAGCTATGAATAGGAAGCTAACTGTTTTGACTAAGGATAAGGATTTTGAGAAGTTGGGAGCGATTGTTAATATTGCGTTAATAAAGAGTTAA
- a CDS encoding winged helix-turn-helix domain-containing protein — protein sequence MSGQRYKRSRLDIELEILSACRSPMKKTPLMYKARLSFELARKYLGDLQERNLLYYMD from the coding sequence ATGTCAGGTCAAAGATATAAGCGGTCTAGGTTAGATATTGAGCTTGAGATACTTTCAGCTTGCAGAAGTCCTATGAAGAAGACCCCCTTAATGTATAAGGCGAGATTAAGCTTTGAGTTAGCCAGGAAATATCTTGGAGACTTACAAGAGAGAAATCTTCTTTATTACATGGATTAA
- a CDS encoding ABC transporter ATP-binding protein, translated as MTVELVDIVKKYGKNIVINGITEKIETGEFFVILGPSGEGKSTLLKILAGIEKSDKGKILVDGVDITDKPPEKRNVAMVFQNYALYPNMSVRDNIAFPLKMRGIKKEEIMERVEKVAKLLGITEILDKKVTQISGGQQQRVALARAIVRNPNYFLLDEPLSNLDARVRTIARGELKRIQKELKGTFIYVTHDQKEALSLADRIAVLHKGKFEQVSDPKTLYEYPKTKWVAQFVGEFPMNFLPGDLMEEKVQEIGFRPEWVEVGKGNLSCTVESVEASGESRYLICNFKNNNITILSQEFYDVGQEVRFEIIKYRKYNDGQLVQE; from the coding sequence ATGACTGTAGAATTAGTAGATATTGTAAAGAAATATGGTAAAAACATTGTAATTAATGGCATAACCGAGAAGATAGAGACTGGAGAGTTTTTTGTAATACTAGGACCAAGTGGAGAAGGGAAATCAACATTATTGAAAATCCTAGCTGGAATTGAAAAATCAGATAAGGGAAAAATTTTAGTAGATGGCGTAGACATTACGGATAAACCTCCAGAGAAGAGAAACGTTGCTATGGTATTTCAAAACTACGCACTATATCCAAACATGTCAGTAAGAGATAATATAGCGTTTCCACTCAAGATGAGGGGAATCAAAAAAGAAGAAATAATGGAAAGAGTAGAAAAAGTGGCGAAACTTTTAGGCATAACAGAAATATTAGATAAAAAAGTAACACAAATCAGTGGAGGGCAACAACAAAGGGTCGCACTGGCTAGGGCAATTGTAAGAAATCCAAACTATTTCCTATTGGATGAACCATTGAGTAATCTAGATGCTAGAGTAAGAACAATAGCTAGGGGAGAATTGAAAAGAATACAAAAAGAATTGAAAGGTACGTTCATTTACGTAACTCACGATCAAAAAGAAGCCTTAAGTCTAGCAGATAGAATTGCTGTACTTCATAAAGGCAAATTTGAACAAGTTAGTGATCCTAAAACACTGTACGAATATCCAAAAACAAAATGGGTAGCGCAATTCGTAGGCGAGTTTCCAATGAATTTCTTACCAGGAGACTTAATGGAAGAAAAAGTACAAGAAATAGGGTTTAGGCCAGAATGGGTAGAAGTAGGAAAAGGTAATCTATCTTGTACAGTAGAATCAGTAGAAGCTTCGGGAGAGTCAAGATATTTAATATGTAATTTCAAAAATAATAATATAACTATCCTATCTCAAGAATTTTATGATGTAGGCCAAGAAGTTAGATTTGAAATAATTAAATACAGAAAGTATAATGATGGACAATTGGTACAAGAATAA
- a CDS encoding carbohydrate ABC transporter permease, translating to MRWWTYLGAIIVGIYFLFPLYILVLLAFNSPKYTVLAKFPSLLPVSLTLNNLITALQGTAFIDPFIKSLETATLVGIITIALAIPAGYGLSRLPRAISYSIIILLLVTNMMPAIVIGIPIVVDFLKLHLFESVIGLALAQTLITLPLATFILQGTFSSIPIDLEHQARVDGANLFNRLFSVLLPLAAPGIAAAFLISWMFSWDEFTYAILLIPYHSTLPVTIYQDVTRGNLLAGIAFSLIFTIPVIILTFALQKYLRGEYLAGGIKG from the coding sequence ATGAGATGGTGGACATATTTAGGTGCAATTATAGTAGGAATTTACTTTCTATTTCCACTTTACATTTTAGTACTACTCGCATTTAATTCTCCGAAATATACTGTCTTAGCCAAATTTCCCTCACTGTTACCGGTATCACTAACACTAAATAACCTAATAACAGCATTACAAGGTACAGCATTCATTGATCCGTTCATAAAAAGTCTGGAAACAGCAACATTAGTTGGAATCATTACCATAGCATTAGCTATTCCAGCGGGATATGGTTTAAGTAGACTACCAAGAGCCATATCATATTCCATAATTATCCTTTTACTAGTTACCAATATGATGCCAGCAATAGTAATAGGCATCCCAATAGTAGTTGATTTTCTTAAACTTCACCTTTTTGAATCCGTAATAGGTCTAGCCCTAGCTCAGACACTAATAACACTACCATTAGCTACGTTCATCTTGCAAGGCACATTCTCGTCAATACCTATTGACCTTGAACATCAAGCTAGAGTTGATGGCGCAAATTTATTTAATAGGTTATTTTCGGTTCTCTTGCCACTAGCAGCACCCGGTATAGCGGCAGCATTCTTAATATCATGGATGTTCTCATGGGATGAGTTCACTTATGCAATCCTATTAATCCCTTATCACTCTACACTTCCAGTAACAATATATCAAGATGTAACCAGAGGAAACCTATTAGCAGGGATAGCGTTTTCGCTAATATTTACAATTCCTGTAATAATTTTAACTTTCGCATTGCAAAAATATCTAAGAGGAGAATATCTAGCGGGAGGGATAAAAGGATGA
- a CDS encoding carbohydrate ABC transporter permease — MKLTLFLLILPALGYVIGFAFFPTIEAVYLSFQDPHGGFSLYNYKELSYFNLSGAIIDTIVVTIGALAIQLALGFLVASVLSREFFGKRALSTITIIPMGIATVVAAVTFSFIFQTSGGYANAILHSLFGLNVNWYQSSITSLLVVMIADSWKNTPIIALILLAGMSSIPKELYYASAIDGAGPIRRFFYITLPNLRSFIGISLILRGVQEFNIFALPLILIGEHPPLLTTLIYDLYTTTFPEVGLALASATILLGFILVFSGIVIKLSGGR, encoded by the coding sequence GTGAAGTTAACCCTTTTTTTATTAATACTTCCTGCATTGGGATACGTAATTGGTTTTGCTTTTTTTCCTACTATTGAAGCCGTTTATTTAAGTTTTCAAGATCCGCATGGGGGTTTCTCTTTATATAATTATAAAGAGCTATCGTATTTTAATTTGTCTGGCGCAATAATTGATACAATTGTAGTTACAATTGGTGCACTAGCAATACAGTTAGCTCTAGGTTTTCTAGTTGCATCAGTTCTTAGTAGAGAATTCTTTGGAAAAAGAGCTTTATCTACAATAACAATAATCCCAATGGGCATTGCAACAGTTGTTGCAGCAGTAACTTTCAGCTTCATTTTTCAAACCTCAGGAGGATACGCTAACGCAATTCTTCATTCTCTCTTTGGTCTTAACGTAAACTGGTACCAATCTTCAATCACGTCGTTATTGGTGGTGATGATTGCGGACAGCTGGAAAAACACACCCATTATAGCCTTAATCTTGTTGGCTGGAATGTCCTCAATACCAAAGGAATTATATTATGCATCTGCAATAGATGGAGCTGGGCCGATTAGGAGATTTTTCTACATAACACTACCAAACCTTAGAAGCTTCATTGGGATATCACTTATTCTAAGGGGAGTGCAAGAATTCAACATATTTGCTTTGCCATTAATACTGATTGGCGAGCATCCCCCTCTTCTCACTACTTTAATATACGATTTGTACACTACAACCTTTCCAGAGGTTGGATTAGCCTTAGCTTCAGCAACGATACTTCTTGGGTTCATCCTAGTATTTTCTGGCATAGTAATCAAACTCTCCGGAGGTAGATAA
- a CDS encoding ABC transporter substrate-binding protein, translating into MSRSDKFFKREKTRRGLSTTTIVGIVVAIVIIVIGAVAAITLLSHKPSQQSATSTSPSQVITITYFDDLSPSEANITQKIIIPQFEKTHPNIKINYVDESAGDIVKSVEELVMSGNVGPVIIGEDNLVIGELLNGHYLMNLTPYLNQITQNVSLISSMQSLVQYEQKVYHGIYFIPLRANIPLVWYNASLFKQLGLSSPPENWSQLLQYAKIIYNKTGIKPIMFQGGGADSTYTELYQWMVQAGGNPFLFNDSGDILAFEYLYNLSQYFNPDYVHGYWGSYEGLIDGSYYIIDYQWPYIYSVMASEGVNMSNIGFYPGPTGPVNNDHLVGGDVLAIPKGATDINALIEFAKFLLSPQVQREFIIYLSWPAVNQQAYQNLPGNISSLYKAEEEALQNSFFREPVPWITVWGQIADNVFNQIIVNHAPYSQIPQILSQANKEMYQYLLQNYNATVAQEYEEGVFGPLYG; encoded by the coding sequence GTGTCTCGCTCGGACAAATTCTTCAAAAGGGAAAAAACTAGACGTGGTTTATCCACAACTACAATAGTAGGAATAGTAGTAGCAATAGTAATAATCGTAATAGGAGCTGTTGCTGCGATAACTCTACTAAGTCATAAACCATCACAACAATCAGCTACATCAACATCTCCATCGCAAGTAATTACCATAACCTATTTTGACGATTTATCGCCATCCGAAGCTAACATAACACAGAAAATAATAATTCCGCAATTTGAGAAAACCCATCCTAATATTAAAATTAATTATGTTGATGAAAGTGCTGGCGATATAGTAAAAAGTGTCGAAGAGTTAGTAATGAGTGGTAATGTTGGTCCAGTTATAATAGGTGAAGATAACCTAGTTATAGGCGAATTGCTTAATGGTCATTATTTAATGAACCTAACCCCATATTTAAATCAAATTACTCAGAACGTTAGTCTAATTTCATCGATGCAATCATTAGTCCAGTATGAACAAAAAGTATACCATGGTATTTACTTCATCCCTCTTAGAGCCAATATTCCTCTAGTGTGGTATAATGCAAGTCTATTCAAGCAATTAGGTTTATCTTCTCCACCAGAAAATTGGTCGCAATTGTTACAATATGCAAAGATAATTTATAATAAAACTGGTATAAAACCAATAATGTTCCAAGGAGGTGGTGCAGATAGTACTTATACTGAGCTTTATCAATGGATGGTTCAGGCTGGTGGAAATCCATTCTTATTTAACGACTCCGGTGATATACTGGCATTCGAATATCTATACAATCTCTCACAATATTTCAACCCAGATTACGTTCATGGATATTGGGGAAGCTATGAGGGATTAATTGATGGTAGTTACTATATTATTGATTATCAATGGCCATATATCTATAGCGTTATGGCCAGTGAAGGTGTTAATATGAGCAACATAGGATTCTATCCTGGTCCTACTGGTCCTGTAAACAATGATCACCTAGTAGGTGGCGATGTATTAGCAATACCTAAGGGAGCAACAGACATTAATGCGCTAATAGAATTTGCTAAATTCTTACTATCTCCACAAGTTCAAAGAGAATTTATCATATACCTCTCATGGCCCGCGGTGAACCAGCAAGCTTATCAGAACCTTCCAGGTAATATAAGTTCACTATACAAAGCTGAAGAGGAAGCCTTACAGAACTCATTTTTCAGAGAACCAGTACCGTGGATAACTGTTTGGGGACAGATAGCAGATAATGTGTTTAATCAAATAATCGTAAATCATGCACCATATTCACAAATACCTCAGATATTGAGCCAAGCAAATAAGGAAATGTACCAGTATCTCTTGCAAAACTATAATGCGACAGTAGCACAAGAGTATGAGGAAGGAGTATTTGGACCACTATATGGGTGA
- the nadA gene encoding quinolinate synthase NadA — protein sequence MARVEELLSQIKKLKTEKNAIILGHNYMEYAVQLVSDFTGDSYDLAVKAMKTSARIIVFAGVYFMAEQASALNPDKKVLSPDPNAGCTLSDALDVKTLQEYKERYPNAPVVLYINTSIYAKALADYIVTSSTAVKVVQKLNADTILFGPDANLANYVQQKVPNKKIIKVPPNGRCIVHANYTKQLVELARKKYPNALLMAHPEAPLEILESADFVGSTNQMIQFSKESKSEEFIVATEIGMINALKIKNPSKKFYPLVTTEACACARCPYMNMITLDKVKRSLEEEIYEVKVPEDIAEKAKTAFENTIKLLGL from the coding sequence ATGGCAAGAGTGGAAGAATTACTCAGTCAAATAAAGAAGCTAAAAACCGAAAAGAATGCAATAATTTTAGGGCATAATTACATGGAATACGCTGTTCAGTTAGTTTCAGACTTCACTGGAGATTCTTACGATCTGGCGGTTAAGGCAATGAAGACTAGCGCTAGGATTATAGTATTTGCAGGAGTGTACTTCATGGCGGAACAAGCTTCAGCATTAAATCCAGACAAGAAAGTACTCTCACCGGACCCTAATGCGGGGTGTACGTTATCTGACGCGCTTGACGTTAAAACATTACAAGAGTATAAAGAGAGGTATCCTAATGCCCCAGTAGTGCTTTACATAAATACCAGCATTTACGCCAAAGCTCTAGCAGATTACATAGTAACATCTTCAACTGCAGTGAAAGTTGTGCAGAAATTAAACGCAGATACAATACTATTTGGACCAGATGCTAATCTAGCCAATTACGTTCAACAGAAAGTCCCCAACAAGAAGATTATCAAAGTACCGCCAAATGGTAGATGTATAGTACATGCCAACTATACTAAACAACTAGTGGAATTAGCAAGGAAGAAGTATCCTAATGCCTTGTTAATGGCCCATCCGGAGGCACCATTAGAAATTTTGGAAAGCGCAGACTTTGTGGGATCTACCAACCAAATGATACAATTCTCAAAAGAGAGCAAAAGCGAGGAGTTTATCGTTGCAACCGAGATAGGAATGATAAACGCTCTGAAGATTAAGAATCCCAGTAAGAAATTCTACCCCCTTGTAACAACGGAAGCTTGTGCTTGTGCTAGGTGTCCATATATGAATATGATAACCTTAGATAAGGTAAAGAGATCTTTAGAGGAGGAGATATACGAGGTTAAAGTACCAGAGGATATCGCAGAAAAGGCTAAGACGGCATTTGAAAATACTATAAAGTTGTTAGGATTATAG
- a CDS encoding L-aspartate oxidase — protein sequence MIYIFGSGLAGLSAAISLHKSGYKVTVISKKIDGGSSYWAKGGIAAVGNDDSPELHKIDTLKVGDGLCDVKTVDYVTREIRHVINTIERWGFRFDEGLRLEGGHSRKRVLHKTDETGREITNFFLDLAKKEGINLVEDKLIALKVKDCKVVGFVTERSGSFDAKKIVLATGGYGYLFKFTSNPSTNVGDGIAIAFRAGALVSDMEFVQFHPTVTTFDGQAYLLTETLRGEGAILVNEKSERFAFNYHSKGELAPRDILSRAIYDQYKKGHIVYIDLSPIENFDKKFPVLSNYVKRYGKKLQVFPGAHYTIGGIRVNTRGESNINGLYAIGEVADTGLHGSNRLASNSLAEDLVYGVNLARYIDNWEGLSVDDAKEIVDVKLRNGNNGLSLEEIREYNWNYLGIVRNGEVLNKLVKIYESYTTLNDNAMLVSLLSAKGALLRTESRGTHYREDYSNKSWEDGKRIYFMVSRN from the coding sequence ATGATCTACATTTTTGGCAGTGGCTTAGCGGGTCTTAGCGCTGCAATATCCTTACATAAATCTGGATACAAAGTAACTGTTATTTCAAAGAAAATTGATGGGGGTTCAAGTTATTGGGCCAAAGGTGGTATTGCTGCTGTTGGTAATGACGATTCTCCAGAGCTTCACAAGATCGATACTTTGAAAGTAGGTGATGGGTTATGTGACGTTAAAACTGTGGATTACGTTACAAGAGAGATTCGACACGTTATTAATACAATTGAAAGATGGGGTTTTAGATTTGATGAGGGTTTAAGGTTAGAAGGTGGGCATTCTAGGAAAAGGGTTTTGCATAAGACTGATGAAACTGGTAGAGAGATAACTAATTTCTTTTTAGACTTAGCTAAGAAAGAGGGAATTAATCTCGTTGAGGATAAGTTGATAGCCTTAAAGGTTAAGGATTGCAAGGTCGTAGGATTCGTAACGGAAAGGAGTGGAAGTTTCGATGCTAAAAAGATTGTTTTGGCTACTGGTGGTTATGGTTATTTATTTAAATTTACTTCTAATCCCAGTACGAACGTGGGAGATGGTATAGCCATAGCCTTTAGGGCAGGAGCTTTAGTTTCTGATATGGAGTTTGTTCAATTTCACCCTACAGTTACAACGTTTGATGGACAAGCTTATCTATTAACTGAAACTCTAAGAGGTGAGGGAGCTATCCTAGTAAACGAGAAGAGCGAAAGGTTTGCTTTCAATTATCACAGTAAGGGTGAATTAGCGCCAAGGGATATTTTAAGTAGGGCTATTTATGATCAGTACAAGAAGGGGCATATAGTTTATATCGATCTTTCACCAATTGAAAATTTTGATAAGAAATTTCCAGTATTGAGTAATTATGTAAAAAGGTACGGTAAGAAGTTGCAAGTTTTTCCTGGGGCTCACTATACTATAGGCGGTATTAGGGTTAATACTCGTGGCGAGAGTAATATTAATGGTTTATATGCAATAGGTGAGGTTGCCGATACTGGATTACACGGATCAAATAGGTTAGCTAGTAATTCTCTTGCTGAGGATTTGGTTTATGGTGTGAATCTTGCAAGGTATATTGATAATTGGGAGGGATTAAGTGTTGATGACGCTAAAGAGATTGTTGATGTGAAGTTAAGAAATGGTAATAATGGGCTGAGCTTAGAGGAAATTAGAGAGTATAATTGGAATTATTTAGGGATTGTGAGAAATGGTGAGGTACTGAACAAGCTAGTTAAGATTTACGAGTCTTATACCACTCTTAATGATAACGCTATGCTCGTTAGCTTATTAAGTGCTAAAGGGGCGTTGTTAAGAACGGAAAGCAGAGGTACACATTATAGAGAGGATTACTCAAATAAGAGTTGGGAAGACGGTAAGAGAATATATTTTATGGTGAGTAGGAATTGA
- the nadC gene encoding carboxylating nicotinate-nucleotide diphosphorylase has protein sequence MIDWIYVKRLLDYLEEDVMPEDITTKFLEGIKARGVVKCKDSGILAGNRFIVPFLKYLGFSNINGKEDASEINKSDVALIFEGEADILTVERLILNFLGKLSGIATITNLMVKRAREVNPNVRISGTRKTTPGFRLFEKYAIEVGGGDPHRYNLSDAVLIKDNHIALYGNLEELIKRIKSMVSFTKIIEVEVSSYEDAIRAYKAGVDAILLDNMRPYEIIPIVNELRGKVILEASGGITLDNVVDYAKTGVDVISSGYITHSSKSLDFSLNVEKI, from the coding sequence TTGATTGATTGGATTTACGTTAAGAGGCTCTTAGACTATTTAGAAGAGGACGTAATGCCAGAGGATATTACTACTAAATTTTTAGAGGGTATAAAGGCAAGGGGTGTTGTCAAGTGTAAAGATTCTGGAATTTTAGCGGGTAATAGGTTTATTGTTCCTTTCCTAAAGTACTTAGGGTTTTCTAACATAAACGGGAAGGAAGACGCTAGTGAGATTAACAAGAGTGATGTTGCTTTGATTTTTGAGGGCGAGGCTGATATTTTGACTGTTGAGAGGCTTATTTTAAATTTCTTAGGCAAGCTTTCTGGTATTGCAACTATTACAAACTTGATGGTTAAGAGGGCTAGGGAGGTTAATCCTAATGTAAGAATTTCTGGTACTAGAAAGACTACCCCGGGCTTTAGATTATTCGAAAAGTACGCTATTGAGGTGGGTGGTGGTGATCCTCATAGGTATAATTTATCTGATGCTGTTTTGATTAAGGATAACCACATTGCTTTGTACGGAAATCTTGAGGAGTTGATTAAGAGGATTAAGTCTATGGTGAGTTTTACTAAAATTATTGAAGTTGAGGTTTCTTCTTATGAAGACGCAATAAGGGCGTATAAGGCTGGTGTTGATGCTATATTACTAGATAATATGAGACCTTACGAGATTATACCAATAGTTAATGAACTTAGGGGTAAGGTTATTTTGGAGGCTTCTGGTGGGATTACTCTCGATAATGTTGTTGATTACGCTAAGACCGGCGTTGACGTTATTTCCAGTGGTTATATTACGCATAGTTCAAAATCTTTGGATTTTTCCCTGAATGTAGAAAAAATTTAA
- a CDS encoding DUF302 domain-containing protein — MLNVKECKLGFNECVKALIERIKSSSAEVFAIIDHSENAKKVGLNLEPTIVIYFGNPRVGTLLMLENRHVAYELPLRFLVWSENGIVKIGYRKPSKVGGEYNIRNGELLEKMDKLMESLLSNL; from the coding sequence GTGTTAAACGTTAAGGAATGTAAGCTTGGTTTTAACGAGTGCGTTAAGGCATTAATTGAAAGGATAAAATCGTCAAGTGCTGAAGTTTTTGCTATTATTGACCACTCTGAGAACGCAAAAAAGGTTGGACTTAATTTAGAGCCGACTATCGTAATCTATTTTGGAAACCCTAGGGTTGGTACTTTGTTAATGCTCGAGAATAGGCATGTCGCTTATGAGTTACCGTTAAGGTTCCTAGTCTGGAGCGAGAATGGAATTGTTAAGATTGGTTATAGAAAGCCAAGTAAGGTTGGAGGGGAGTATAATATAAGGAATGGAGAGTTGTTGGAGAAGATGGATAAGCTCATGGAGAGTTTACTCTCTAACCTTTAA
- a CDS encoding PadR family transcriptional regulator, producing the protein MARRTEKILGGIITLLILKTLLEEPRHGYELEKIIREKLNYKLPEGSIYVILKNLERRGLTISQVMKNDRGQDIKKYFITEKGKKFFLSHEKPLIAVRMVLDELIADIQKLKVRE; encoded by the coding sequence GTGGCGAGAAGAACAGAAAAGATTCTTGGTGGGATTATAACATTACTAATTTTAAAGACACTTTTAGAAGAGCCAAGACATGGATACGAACTCGAAAAGATAATAAGAGAGAAGTTGAATTATAAACTGCCAGAAGGCTCAATATACGTTATATTGAAAAACTTAGAAAGAAGAGGACTAACAATATCACAAGTTATGAAAAACGATAGAGGACAAGATATAAAGAAGTACTTTATAACTGAAAAAGGCAAAAAATTTTTTCTATCCCACGAGAAACCTCTAATAGCCGTAAGAATGGTATTAGACGAGTTGATAGCAGATATCCAGAAATTAAAGGTTAGAGAGTAA